The DNA segment AACATGATCCGAACTTTGCCCGCGCCTTTGCCGGTCTGGCCTTGAGCTATGCGGCCGATTTCCGCAATCATTGGACCGATGACGGAGAGAAGGCGTTGCGGCAGGCCCAGGAGATGGCGCAGACCGGTGCGCAGATCGATCCGGAGATCGCCGAGGTCTATTGGGTCCTTGGCTATGTCACGGCGCAATTCAAACAGCACGAAGAGGCGCTGGCGCATTTGCAGCGGGCGTTGGAGGTCGATCATTCCTATGCCGATGCCTATGCCCTCATGGGTGGCATAAACACCTACCTTGGCAGACCCGATTTCACTATCGGCCAGCTGCGTAGCGCCCTTCGTCTCAACCAGAATGCCGGATACCTCTACTATCTGATTCTAGGACGGGCCTACTACTTCATGGGCAAATACGAGCAGGCACTGATCAACCTGAACGAATCCCTGGCACGCAATCCGACCAATCTTGAAACGCATATCTACCTGCTGGCAACAGCGGTGGCACAGCAGGATACCGACACGGCGGATTGGGAGATCGAAGAGATTCGAATCATCGAGCCAGGGTTCGAGGGAAACAGGTGGCTGGAGACTTATCCGATGACCGACGAGGACCAGCGTAAAATGCTGGCGGATGTTTTGGCTCGTGTGGAATCTTAAATCTGATTGAAGTGGGTCAGAGTGGAATGATGCTTACTTAACATGATTTTCGTCATTCCGGCGCAGGCCGGAATCCAGGAATACCGTCACCATCAAACATTCTGGATCCCGGCCTGCGCCGGGATGACGGTAGTAATAACCGAGGTGACGGTAGTAATAACCGGGATGATGGTAGTAATAACCGGGATGACGGTAGTAATAACCGGGGTGACGGTAGTAATAACCGGGGTGACGGTAGTAATAACCGGGATGACGGTAGTAATAACCGGGATGATGGTAGTAATAACCGGGGTGACGGTAGTAATAAAGTGGGCCATAGAACAATTAACTCTAATATCAGGAAGAATTGTTCTCTGACCCGGTTTTTACGTATTCTTCCTATACACAGCGCGCGGCTGCGCCACCATTCTGGGGTAAACAGATGCTAGGAAACTCATATCACGCTTGCTCAACGCGGTGGAAATTTGATTGGGAAGGCCTGGTCTGGGTTGTCTCTGTTGTTACAGGTGTGCTGTTTACCGGGTCAGCCGCTGTTTCCGGGCCCGCGATTGGCCAGTTCGAAGTCAAGAATCTTAATGCCACACCCGGAGAGATTGAATTCCAATCCCAGAATGCGCATATGTCCGGCAACCCGAAACGCGATCTGAGAAATGTGGATGGGGAGATCGAGTACGACGACAACAGTGTAGCGAAGCAGCGCCACGCCCTCGAACTGGAATTCGGCATTACCCACCGGTTTAAATCCCGTATCGGCATCGAATACGAGAAAGAACGTTTGGATGACCCGGAGAACCCGGGCCAGGCGGATGAATTCAATGACATGGAATTGTCTGAAATCGGGGCGGAGATCATCTGGGTGCTTGACCCCATCGAAGAGAACGATTGGGGATTCGGTCTGGTGGCCGAATATGAAAAGCCGCTGGAGGATGAAGAGGCTAGCGTATTGGTTTTCGGGCCACTCTTCCAGATCGAGAGGGAGAAATGGTGGAGCATCATCAATCTCTATCTGGTGAAACACCTGGGTGGCGACCGGCCACGGGACGAGAAGGTCGACTTCGCCTATGCGACCCAATTCGGCCGTGTCCTGAACCAGGATTGGCAGCTAGCCCTGGAGGCCTATGGGACGGTGGACCGGATTGGTGATACCGGTAATGCGGGTGAGGAGGCAGAGTTGTTCGGGGATCACAATCAGCATCGGCTGGGGCCTGTGTTCTATTACACCGGAGGCTTCGGAGGCGGTGCGTCCGATGACGATTCGTCCGTCTCGATTGGTGTGGGGTTTTTGGTTGGTTTGAATGACAATACGCCTGACACGACGTTGAAGTGGTCTGTTGAGGTTGAGTTCTAGCGCAAGGAAAAACAGGCACGCCCGTTAATTGCTCCCTTTATTCTATAGGCGATAACATTTTCGGATCATTCATTTTTCGAGCAAGGGTTTCCAATTCGGTTACGATCATGTCTCGTTCATCATATCTCCGGCCTTTCATGTTGATTGCTTTCATAAGATGCACCTTGACTCGGGTAGGTCGAACCCGAAGAGAGCCATAAGGCATCGCATCCCAGACCTTTTCGTAGAAAACCGGTACGATATGGCCCTGAGTATTCAACGCCATCACTACCGGACCCTTTTTGTAAGGCAGAATCTGACGATCGGCGGAACGTCTCCCTTCAATTGAAATATAAACGTTGCCGCCTTTGGATAGATATGACTCCATTCGCTTCACGGTTCGAATGGCTTGGCTGGGCCACTGACGGATGATTACAAAGCTATGTATCATGATCATCCATCCATAAAACGGCAGCAGAGCAAACTCAATATTCGAGATGCCTATCAATGGACGAGGTAGAGACAATAGTCCAACTGCGCCATCTAAAAGACTGGTTTGATTGAGTAGGGTTAAGACGCAGTTTTTGTATTTGAAGTCAGGTCCGTTCTCGTCCTCAATTTCAATTTTCACACCAAGTGTGCGCAATGCAAAAGCGTTAAACCAGGTGGAAACACCCGCAGCACGTTTCAAGTTGAAGAGAGCAGTCAAACATGCCCAGATACTTACCGGGACGACCAAGACAGCCAGCAAGAGAATTTTGAAGAAATAGGCCATTGATTGTCGATAGCAGGTAATAACACTGAAAAGTGTGGATCACATGCTATTCATACAAGTCAAGAACTCTCAAATCGTCAAGAAAAACGTTGACCGGTAATTGTCAGAAAATCTCTAATATTGGGGCGTCAGTTAATTGCTTTTTGAAAATCAATCACAACATCCAAAGCCCCCCGCTTTCTCTTGGCGCACAAAAAAACCGAACGGTTTGATGTGATCTCACCGTCCGGTCAGGGGGTTGCTTCAGTTGGTCGTAGTCGGTCAGCCGGCTGCAGCCTCCACCGCACCGCGCTGTTCACCCTGGGGCTCCATCGCCGGCATCTCCGCCGCGGTCTTCTCACCCGGAATGAAGAAGCTCCAGATGTAGACCACCAGGCCGCCGAGGAAGATCACACCGGCAAAGAAGCGCAGCCAATAGAACAGGGCGATCTTGTCCTGCACCACCAGGAACGACAGCGGGGTGTCGCTGAAGCGCTGCAGGTAGACCTGCAGGATGCCCGCGCCGGTGAGGAACAGGGTGATGAAGACGATGGAGACCGTCATCAGCCAAAATGCCCACATCTCCACCACCTGGGCCTTGTCGCTGTTGGCCTCCCTGCCCCGCAGGATCGGCACCGCGTAGCTGATGATCGCCAGGTTGATCATCACATAGGCGCCGTAGAAGGCCATGTGGCCGTGGGCCGCGGTGATCTGGGTGCCGTGGGTGTAGTAGTTGACCGGCGCCAGGGTGTGCAGGAAGCCCCATACGCCCGCGCCGAGAAACGCCATCACCGCGGTGCCCAGGGCCCATAAAGTGGCCGCCTTGTTGGGGTGGTTGCGCCGGCGCTTGTTCACCATGTTGAAGGCGAATACCGTCATCATGAAGAAGGGAATCGGCTCCAGGGCGGAGAAGACCGAGCCCCACCACTGCCAATACTCCGGGGTGCCGATCCAGTAGTAGTGATGCCCGGTACCGATGATGCCGGTGATCAGGGTCATGGCGATGATGATGTAGAGCCACTTCTCGATGATCTCACGGTCCACACCGGTGACCTTGATCAATACGAAGGCGAGGATCGCGCCCAGGATCAGCTCCCATACGCCCTCCACCCACAGATGCACGGTCCACCACCACCAGAACTTGTCATGCACCAGGTTGACCGGATTGAAGAAGGAAAAGAGAAAGAACACCGCCAGGCCCACCAGGCCCATCAGCAGCACCAGACTCACCACCGTCTTGCGCCCCTTGAGAATGGTCATGCCGATGTTGAACAGAAACGCCAGCGCCACCACCACGATCCCCAGCTTGGTGATCGTCGGCTGTTCCAGGAACTCACGCCCCATGGTCGGTAACAGATCGTTACCGGTGATCTCCGCCAGGGTCGCATAGGGCACCAGCAGGTAACCGGCCACGGTCAGGGCGGCGGCCACCAAAAACACCCAGAAGGTCAGGATCGCCAGCCAGGGCATGTGCAGCTCGGTCTCCGACTCCTCCGGCACCAGGTAGTAGGCGGCCCCCATGAAACCCATCAGCAACCACACGATCAGGGTATTGGTGTGGACCATGCGCGCTACGTTGAAGGGGATCTCGGGAAACAGAAAATCGCCCCAGACATACTGCAGCCCAATGATCAGGCCAAACAGGATCTGCGCCACAAACAGGCCAATGGCGGCAATAAAGTAAGGCATCGCCACTGCCTGGGATTGGTATTTGAACGTCATCGTCTTCTCCTCAGCTTGTCGTTACTCTATCCGCGCCATTAACCCTGAATGTTCGGCGGCCAGTCCGCCGTGTCGATCTCGGAGCTGTATTGCAGAAACTCCGCGATCGCCTTCAGCTCCTCATCGGTCAGATTGAACTGCGGCATGCTGCGACGCCCCGGGATGCCATCCTTCGGCCGTCCCTTGATGAAGGCCATGAGCGCCTCCTTGCTCTGTCCGTAACGCTGATAGACATTGCCCAGCTCCGGGGCGAAATAGGCCCCCTCGCCGAGCAGGGTGTGACAGCCGATGCAGTCGTTCTCCTCCCACACCTGCTTGCCCATGGCAATCAACCGGCCCCGCTCCGTGGTCGGGTCCAGTGCCGCGCGATTGTCCCGCTCCGGCAACGCCAGATGGGTGTCAAAGGTCAACGCCAGAAACAACAGAAAGAAAAACGCCGTACCGCCGTAAAAGATGTTGCGTGACATCTCTTTTGTGAACGCCTGTGCCATCACTCGCCTCCCAAGCCTGTCTTGATTTGGTTTTGGTTATTAGAAATCAGACATCCTTTACTACCTTGACATGTGTCAAATGGGGTTTTGCATATGCCGCACTAAGTAATATTTTTTTTGCTTTGATCTTTGTCAAACAACAAAAACGATTTTCAGTCATACTCTATGATTACACCTATTAAATGAGGTAATTGCCGGTTGGATATAACACTTTTTAGGTAATTGACATTGCCTCATCTGCTGGCAAACATAATAGGGACGGCCGCCGAATACCCTCCAACACGGATTTCTAGTGATGAACATTGACATTCGCATGGCCCATCTTTTCTCCGCACTGAACGACGATCATGTCAGGCAGGTGATGGAGAGCAGCCATACAGGCACCTTTAAGGATGGGGAGTCGCTTTTTGAGACTGGTGATGAGGCGAACCGGTTTTTTCTGGTGATTGGCGGACAAATAAAGCTGTTTCGTGTTTCATCCAATGGTGATCAAAAGATCATCGACATCATTCAGCCTGGCAATACATTTGCTGAAGCGCTCATGTTTATGGAGCATCCAATCTATCCCGTGAGTGCTGAAGCATTGGGTCCCGCAAAGGTCATCTCATTTGACAATCAGCGCTTCTTGCAGATCCTGAGTCAATCGATCGACGTTTGTTTCAGAATAATGGGCACGATGAGTCAACGCTTGCGTAGTCTTATCAAAGAGATTGACGATCTGACCCTGCAGAGCGCAACGACAAGATTGTGCGCCATGTTGTTACGGCGAATGGACGATGTAGGACAGGACCATTTCACCCTGCCGGCAGCCAAGGGCGTGCTTGCAGCGCGACTCTCCATGAAACCGGAAACTTTTTCTAGAATCCTGCAGAATCTTGCAACAAAAAATATAATCAATACGAAAAGCAATGAGATTCAAGTACTGGACGAGAATTTACTAAGATCCCTCGCCCACTTGGAATCGATATTCGGATTGGAACCGGAAAATCCTTGTCCGCAAAAAGTGCAAAATGTTTACATAGACCTCAATTAGCATCCTTTTTAACTTGTTCAACATCCCCAGGTTAAGCTGCCTACACAGCCATGTCGATCCTATGCCAGGAATAGCCACTTGTTATTCTAAATCATGTCCAAGATTTGATGTTTTGAAGATTGCATAGTGGGTCGAAGTTATTTACCCGGATTGGTTGAAAGCCAGTCAATCTAAAATAGATTATTAATTAATAAAGCTTTATATATTGTTGTTATTATTAGTATTTATATCTCTCTTCGTGTTACTTGATCTCCCCGGAATAGAGCTATTTGGCGGTGAACCATCTGGGTAAAACAATTGTAGATCCCTAAGCTCCCTTGTATTCAATAAAATTCACTCCCAGTCGATACCAATAAAGAATCACACGATCAATGTGTAATGCATGTCATGATAAAAAATAATATTGTTTTAATCGCCCTCCTTCTCTCTTTCCTCTCTACAAACCACTCACTAGCCAATGATGATTCGACGCTTGGAGTGCTCTTAAAGTCACGGCATGATATCGACTATCACCTAAACACATATGCTGTCTCTGTATCGCTGATAACACCGGCTGGGCTCTTCCGCTGTGACCCTGGCGCGCTTGCCGGAAAGACGAGAATTGACTCATTCAATAACATTGTTGGGATATCCGATGTGCGTAATGCGGAATGGAATAGCTTCTATGCACACGATCTAGAGTGTCGTTATGGTGCCAAGTGGAACGCTGTTGAAGGCACATTTAAGGCGGGAATCGGATTTCGTGACTATCAGGGTAATACAGACGACAAGCCGGGTGGGAAAGATATAAGTATTGAGGGCGCTGGTGCGCTGCTTGACTATGAGAGTGAAGTTTTCGATGCGAAACTGGAGTGGGAACGTGAGATCCATGACTACACTCTCATGCACCAGACTTCTGTCGGAAACTATGACAGCCTGATCGATGCGACTAAAAACACATTCAACTTATCAAGCACATATGGAAAACTGTATATCCATGCCAAACATCTCAGGGGCAATAAAGATAATGTCTATACAACTCCGCTTTTTCCAACAAACAGGTTCCGTTATGGCTATACCGATTTAGCCATTGGCATGAACCTCATGCCTGAGGCAGATGGATTGACTCTATTCGCGCCAATCATTGGCAACGGTTCCTACCGGGGATCTTTCAACCCTCTGTCGGGAAATTCCGGATTGAAAGGGCTACAACTTGCGGGCCGAGCCAAGGGCTTTGAACTCGATTTCTACATTGTGCGCCATGAGGGTGAAGGCAGCCGCCCCTACCTGCCCGCAACAGAGCAGCTTACCGAAAACAAGGACGCGACTACGATTGCCATAGGGATCAAGAGAAATGCTTGGACTGCACGGCTAGAGCATTCAAAGTCCATCCACACAGCCAATGCAGCCATTGCCCATCCAACATATGCAGCCATAGTTGGTGGGTATGGTCCTTTTAATAATAAACGCGCAGAAGAGAAATGGACTTTATCTGCTTCGTTCCCTCTCCTGAAAAAGGTCACAGCCGACTTATCGCTCTATCACACAGCCCGTCACGATCGACAGTTTACCCATCCCGAACATAACTATACTGAGAAAGGTGGATTCATACTGCTTATATTTAGAAAATAGCGATGATCTGCTGTTCAGGCTGACCTCAAGCCTATGCGCCCGTCGATACTTCAGCAAGTTCAATCCTGTTGCGGCCTTTGGTCTTGGCCCTATAGAGTGCTTCATCGGCTGTAGCTATCATTGCATCCGTCGTCTCCGTGGACGTCAAACGCTCTGAGCAATACAGGCCGATGCTTATGGTCACTTCGATCTCATGTCCTTCCTTAACCACAGGCTTTGCCGCCAGGGTTTGACGCAACTCCTCTGCTACACGCATCGCGCCATTGGGTGGTGTATCAGGCAGCACCGCCAGAAACTCCTCGCCGCCAATCCGCCCTACAATGTCATTGCCACGGAGGCGCTGCTTGATTGTCTCTGCCACTTGTTGCAATACGGCATCGCCCACCTGGTGTCCGAAACGGTCGTTGACCTGTTTGAAGTGATCGACATCGATGATCATTAAACTTAACGGTTGCCCTGAAGCCCCGGCGATGGCAAATAACCTGTCCATGGCCTCGAAGAGAGCTCGACGGTTGGCCAGTCCGGTCAGAGGGTCCTCCCTGGCGATACGACGATTAACCTCCGCACTCTGCTCTACCGAGCCCAAGACAAATCCAAAGGCCAGGAAGATCATGCCCAGGTAGTTAATCATGTAGAAAAGGGTATTCAAGGAATCCCTGGACTGGAAGGGGGTAACCTCATGCCAGCCGAACCATAGCGCCAT comes from the Candidatus Thiodiazotropha sp. CDECU1 genome and includes:
- a CDS encoding lysophospholipid acyltransferase family protein gives rise to the protein MAYFFKILLLAVLVVPVSIWACLTALFNLKRAAGVSTWFNAFALRTLGVKIEIEDENGPDFKYKNCVLTLLNQTSLLDGAVGLLSLPRPLIGISNIEFALLPFYGWMIMIHSFVIIRQWPSQAIRTVKRMESYLSKGGNVYISIEGRRSADRQILPYKKGPVVMALNTQGHIVPVFYEKVWDAMPYGSLRVRPTRVKVHLMKAINMKGRRYDERDMIVTELETLARKMNDPKMLSPIE
- a CDS encoding cbb3-type cytochrome c oxidase subunit I codes for the protein MTFKYQSQAVAMPYFIAAIGLFVAQILFGLIIGLQYVWGDFLFPEIPFNVARMVHTNTLIVWLLMGFMGAAYYLVPEESETELHMPWLAILTFWVFLVAAALTVAGYLLVPYATLAEITGNDLLPTMGREFLEQPTITKLGIVVVALAFLFNIGMTILKGRKTVVSLVLLMGLVGLAVFFLFSFFNPVNLVHDKFWWWWTVHLWVEGVWELILGAILAFVLIKVTGVDREIIEKWLYIIIAMTLITGIIGTGHHYYWIGTPEYWQWWGSVFSALEPIPFFMMTVFAFNMVNKRRRNHPNKAATLWALGTAVMAFLGAGVWGFLHTLAPVNYYTHGTQITAAHGHMAFYGAYVMINLAIISYAVPILRGREANSDKAQVVEMWAFWLMTVSIVFITLFLTGAGILQVYLQRFSDTPLSFLVVQDKIALFYWLRFFAGVIFLGGLVVYIWSFFIPGEKTAAEMPAMEPQGEQRGAVEAAAG
- a CDS encoding c-type cytochrome, whose product is MAQAFTKEMSRNIFYGGTAFFFLLFLALTFDTHLALPERDNRAALDPTTERGRLIAMGKQVWEENDCIGCHTLLGEGAYFAPELGNVYQRYGQSKEALMAFIKGRPKDGIPGRRSMPQFNLTDEELKAIAEFLQYSSEIDTADWPPNIQG
- a CDS encoding Crp/Fnr family transcriptional regulator, whose product is MNIDIRMAHLFSALNDDHVRQVMESSHTGTFKDGESLFETGDEANRFFLVIGGQIKLFRVSSNGDQKIIDIIQPGNTFAEALMFMEHPIYPVSAEALGPAKVISFDNQRFLQILSQSIDVCFRIMGTMSQRLRSLIKEIDDLTLQSATTRLCAMLLRRMDDVGQDHFTLPAAKGVLAARLSMKPETFSRILQNLATKNIINTKSNEIQVLDENLLRSLAHLESIFGLEPENPCPQKVQNVYIDLN
- a CDS encoding GGDEF domain-containing protein, with product MILDIPTMYFVSVITNVAMTMAVMIVALRQFIPGLSQLAWGLVANSGYYLVVGARGKIPDLLAIGLGNTLGALALALILQAVLNWRRARMAPILYFTPVVLMLVVSLILVEDRESRLILASFILCYQIALILWALHRPGNKIVGRGRMIMAITLMVGMASMAYRGMALWFGWHEVTPFQSRDSLNTLFYMINYLGMIFLAFGFVLGSVEQSAEVNRRIAREDPLTGLANRRALFEAMDRLFAIAGASGQPLSLMIIDVDHFKQVNDRFGHQVGDAVLQQVAETIKQRLRGNDIVGRIGGEEFLAVLPDTPPNGAMRVAEELRQTLAAKPVVKEGHEIEVTISIGLYCSERLTSTETTDAMIATADEALYRAKTKGRNRIELAEVSTGA